The Natronoarchaeum philippinense genome includes the window CGCCCGACGACGAGCCCCTCAAGCCGGAGTTCGTCGTCGAGGCGCTGGACGAAGCCACCGGCGACGACGCCGTCGTCACGACCGGCGTCGGCCAGCACCAGATGTGGGCCTGCCAGTACTGGACCTACACCGAGCCCCGCACGTGGGTCTCCTCCCACGGGCTGGGGACGATGGGCTACGGCCTGCCGGCGGCCATCGGCGCCCGCGTCGCGGCCGACGACGATCAGGAAGTCGTCTGCTTCGAGGGCGACGGCTCGTTCCTGATGACGATTCAGGAGCTGTCGGTCGCAGTTCGTGAAGACATGGACATCACCGTCGCCGTCCTGAACAACGAGTACGTCGGGATGGTCCGACAGTGGCAGGACGCCTTCTTCGAGGGGCGCCACGCCGCCTCGGAGTACTCGTGGTGTCCCGAGTTCGACAAGCTCGCCGAAGCCTTCGGCGCCCGCGGCTTCGCCGTCGACGACTACGACGAGGTCGCAGACGCCGTCGAGGCCGCCGTCGAGTACGACGGCCCCTCGGTGATCGACTTCCACATCGACCCGCGCGCGAACGTCTATCCGATGGTTCCCAGCGGCGGGGACAACGGCCAGTTCGCACTGAGCGAAGCCCAACTGGAGGAACTCTAACGATGACAGGAGGACTGCAAGGACCCGGTCCGAAGGATCGTCCCCGACCCGACGGTCGGCGCAACAGCCAAGGCATCCGCGTCGATCCCGACGCCGAAGCCGAGCCCGACGTTCGCCGCGCGGTGCTGTCGGCGCTCGTCAAGAACGAGCCCGGCGTCCTGTCGGAGGTGTCGAGCCTGTTCAGCCGACGCCAGTTCAACATCGAGAGCCTGACCGTCGGCCCGATCGAGGACAGCTCGAAGTCCCGTATCACGCTGGTGATCGAGGAGCCAGAGCCCGGCATCGAGCAGGCCAAAAAGCAGCTCCGGAAGCTGCTGCCGGTCGTCTCGGTGACGGAGCTGCCCGAAGACGCCAGCCAGCGCGAACTCGCGCTGATCAAGGTCGGCTCGACCCGCCCGGACGAGGTCCGCGCGGTCGCGGACATGTACGACGGGCAGGCCGTCGACGCCGGCCGGGAGACGATCACCGTCGAAGTCACGGGCAGCAAGCAGAAGATCGACGCCGCGGTCGACGCGTTCGACCAGTTCGGCATCCACGAGATCGTCCGCACCGGCACGGCGGCGCTGTCCCGCGGGGCAGACTACACCGCGACGACGCCGGACGGAGCGCCGGCCGACGACTGACCGACGAGCGATTCGCAACGTATAGGCAACACAAGGAGCGACAGACAATACACAATGGCAGAAGAGTTCACTACCACGGTATATCACGGCGAAGACGCGGACAGTTCGTACATCGAATCGGAGACGGTCGCGGTGCTTGGCTACGGGAGCCAAGGCCACGCGCACGCGCTCAACCTGCACGAGAGCGGCGTCGACGTGATCGTCGGCCTGCGCGAGAACTCCTCCTCGTGGGACGAGGCCGAGGACGCCGGCCTGCGCGTCGAGACGCCTGACGTTGCCGCCGCGGAGGCCGACATCGTCAAGATGCTCGTGCCCGACACCGTCCAGCCCGCCGTCTACGAAGCGATCGAGGACGGTCTGGAGGCCGGCGACACGCTGCAGTTCGCCCACGGCTTCAACATCCACTACGGCCAGATCCGCC containing:
- the ilvN gene encoding acetolactate synthase small subunit; this translates as MTGGLQGPGPKDRPRPDGRRNSQGIRVDPDAEAEPDVRRAVLSALVKNEPGVLSEVSSLFSRRQFNIESLTVGPIEDSSKSRITLVIEEPEPGIEQAKKQLRKLLPVVSVTELPEDASQRELALIKVGSTRPDEVRAVADMYDGQAVDAGRETITVEVTGSKQKIDAAVDAFDQFGIHEIVRTGTAALSRGADYTATTPDGAPADD